The window GAGGACGCCGAGGGCTTCCGGGTCGCGGTGGCCAAGGGGTGGCAGCGGCAGGCCAAGAACGGCCGGGGCCAGGTCGTCTACACGAACGGCACCTTCGAGCTGCTGGTCGTCCCCGGCCGCGACACGACGAGCCGCTACGGCGACGACCCCCTCGACTACCAGCTCCAGCACGAGCGCGAACTGGACCCGTACCGCGCCTCCTCCTGGACCACCTCGCAGAACCTGCGGCGGATCGACGTCGGCGGCCGGGCCATGGCCGAGGGCACCTTCACCTGGGAGTCCGCGGGCGGCACCGAGCTGTACGTCCGCAACCTCGCGATGCTGGTCGGCGACCGCTACCACGTCGTCCAGGTGCGCGGCCCCGACGCCGAACGCGACCAGGTGGAGCGCCTGTTCGAGCAGGCGTCGGGCAGCTACACCCCGAAGTGACGGGTGCCCCCGGGTCTGGTCGGCCACGGCCCCGGTGCGGACACCGAGCCCCCGCCCCGGACACCCGGCCGCCCGGGCCGCGACCCGAGCGCGAGCCGGGGCGCTCGCCGGTCCGAAGGCCCGGTACGCGCTCGCCGGCCCGGTCGCGGTGGTCCTGAACGGCGGGGAGCGGCGGGCACAGGAGAAGGGGCCGCGGAGCGGCTTGAAGCCCTGCGCGCCGGCGCATCCGCACCTCACCCGTAAGCGAGTTCTCCGGCCTCCTCGGCAGTGTCGAGCCGCTGATCAGCGCATATGTGCCAGTGACCGCTGGCGCGATGTGAGGGCGGGGTGAAACGTACTTACCGGCGGGTACCAAAAAGCGTCGGGTGGCCGTACGCTCACGCTCATGACGGAGACGCAGGCCACCGGTGCGCGCACCGGCACCAACCCTCTCGCCCCGGCCCCCGAGGGGACCCGCACCGCGGCCGACGTGGTGACTCCCCAGGTGGTCGCGCAGCTCACCCGCGACGTGGTGGGCTCCGGCCGGACCGCCAACCACGCGCCGTTCACCGGCGAGAAGCTGGCCGACCTGCCGGAGTCGACGCCCGAGGAGGTCGCGGACGCCTTCGCGCGCGCCCGCGCCGCCCAGGAGGCATGGGCCGCCACCCCCCTCGCCCGCCGCGCCGCCGTGCTGCTGCGCTTCCACGACCTGGTGCTCGCCCGCCAGGCCGAGGTGCTCGACCTCATCCAGGTGGAGACCGGCAAGGCCCGGCTGCACGCCCACGAGGAGGTGCAGGCCGTCGCGCTGGCCGCCCGCCACTACGGCCGCAAGGCCCCCTCGTACCTGCGCCCCAAGCGGCACACCGGCGCCGTCCCCGTCCTGACGAAGATCACCGAACTGCGCCAGCCGCGCGGCGTCGTCGGCCAGATCGTGCCGTGGAACTACCCCTTCGAACTCTCGGTCGGCGACGCCCTGCCCGCCTTCGTCGCGGGCAACGCCGTGGTGATGAAGCCCGACACGGAGACCGCGCTGACCGCCCTGTGGGGCCGGGACCTGCTCGTCGAGGCGGGGCTGCCCGCCGAGGTGTTCCAGGTGGTCCTCGGCGAGGGCCAGGTCGTCGGCACCGAGGTCGTCCGCCACGCCGACTACGTCTCGTTCACCGGTTCCACCACCACCGGCAAGATCGTCGCCCAGCGCGCCGCCGCCCGGCTG is drawn from Streptomyces diastaticus subsp. diastaticus and contains these coding sequences:
- a CDS encoding succinic semialdehyde dehydrogenase, with the protein product MTETQATGARTGTNPLAPAPEGTRTAADVVTPQVVAQLTRDVVGSGRTANHAPFTGEKLADLPESTPEEVADAFARARAAQEAWAATPLARRAAVLLRFHDLVLARQAEVLDLIQVETGKARLHAHEEVQAVALAARHYGRKAPSYLRPKRHTGAVPVLTKITELRQPRGVVGQIVPWNYPFELSVGDALPAFVAGNAVVMKPDTETALTALWGRDLLVEAGLPAEVFQVVLGEGQVVGTEVVRHADYVSFTGSTTTGKIVAQRAAARLIGCSLELGGKNAMLVLEDADIEKAAAGAVRACFSSAGQLCISIERLLVHESVADAFLERFTALTKAMRLGNSLAYGADMGSLAGERQFEAVRTHVEEAVAKGAEVLAGGQPRPDIGPYFFEPTILDGVEEAMAVCKDETFGPVVSVYRFRDEEEAITRANATSFGLNSSVWTKDGRRGRALAARLRTGTVNVNEAYASAYGSVQAPMGGMKESGIGRRHGSEGILKYTEPQTVAHQRLLPMAPSFGMDDATYAAFMTRSLRAMKAFRLR